The DNA sequence CCGAGCTGGTGCTGGAAGTGCCCTACGGCCAGGATGCCGAGCAGCTGGTGCAGTGCATTCTGCAGTTCGTGCAAGCGCACCCAAACTGCGACGCCATGCTCTTTACCACCAACTACCTGGGGGCCTACGGCTTGGATGCTCTCGTGCGGCTGGGCCGGCGCATCCCCGAACACATGGCCGTCATCTCCTTCGACGACAGCGACTTGTTTCGGCTCTACTCCCCGCCCATCACCGTCATCGCCCAGCCAATGGAGTTGATTGCCGAAAGCGTCATTAACGCCCTACTCGCCGCCTTGGAAGGCAGCAGCGAGCCCGGTCGCGTCACGCAAATCCAGTTGGCTCCGCAGCTACTGGTGCGCCAGTCGTCGGTGCGAGTTAGGTAGAGCAGTTTCCGCGCAGGTGTACTTGGGGTCGCACTAGATACTGTGATAAAAGGATTGCCATTCGGGCAAAACTTCTGTATTTTTAGGTCCCTTGAGGAGAGCTTTCGGATTCATCCTGCGTAGCCTCGGCCCGTTCATGTGGTCGGGGCTACTTCTTTTTCAGCCAGGTGCGCCGGGTGGTAGTGCGGGTCGTAGACACAATCATTCTTCCAGAGCGAGTAGCAACGCCCGAGTAGTTTGCGCATCACGGCAATCACGCCCGGCTTGCCGCTGGATTGATGGGCCCGTAAGCGGGCGTAAAAGGAGAGCATCAAAAAGTGTGGGGCAGTCGGGTCGTAGTCAAGGCAGGAGGGCGAGGGGCGGCTAACTGGCTCATCGCCCTTCACCAACAAGTACGGCTTCTCAAGTAACCTGCAAAGCGGTCGACCACCACTGCCCCACACTTTTTGATGCTCTCCAATTCTCTCCTGCTTAACTAGACCATCCCAATGTAGACCATCCCAATGGCCCTTCAACGGGTGTCACGCCGGCGTTGCTGTCCTGCGCTCCTTAAGGTCTTCTTAAAATATAGCCGCGGGCCCAGTATCTGCGTTTACCCTGGACGGCTATTAAACGGCCGGCTTATAAATGAGTACGTGCCAATCGTCTGCCTCGGTAGCTAATTAACCGCCGTTGCGATTTTTGACTCGTACTGGCCCGAAGCGTTGCCGTTTCGTGACGGCGCGTGGCGTTACTCACGGCTTACCCAAGTTCGACCACCTTATAGGAAACCAATATGATGTACATAACCAACGACAAGACCGACACCAAAACATTCGAAATGGCCGGCAAATGCCCCTTCGGCGGGGACCGCATCGGCGGCGCGGAAGGGTCGTCGCCTACTTTGTCCGACTGGTACCCCAATCGGCTGCGGGTAGAGCTTTTGCACCACAATGCCCCGGGTGCCAATCCGCTCGGTGAGGACTTTAACTACGCCGAGGCGTTCAACGCCATCGACTTGGAGGAGTTGAAGCAAGAAATCAAAGGCTTCCTGACTTCTTCGGTGGACTGGTGGCCGTCGGACTACAATAACTACGGCCCGCAGATGATTCGCATGGCCTGGCACTCGGCCGGCACCTACCGCATCGCCGACGGCCGCGGGGGCGCCGGGGAGGCGCTGCAGCGCTTCGCGCCCATCAGCAGCTGGTGGGACAATGGCAACACCGACAAGTCGCGCCGCCTCCTCTGGCCCATTAAGCAGAAGTACGGCAGCGCCCTATCCTGGGCCGACCTGATTGTGCTGGCCGGCAACTGCGGGCTAGAAGTCATGGGCTTCCCCACCTACGGCTTCGCCGGCGGCCGCCACGATGCCTGGGAGGCCGACGACAGCACCTATTGGGGCCCTGAGGTGTGGGACGGCAAAAAAGTGAACACGCCCGATAGCATGGTGACGCGCGACAAACGCTGGCGCGGCCAGAACGGCGATGCCGACTATGACCTCGAAAACCCGCTGGGGGCCACGCACCAGTCCCTGATTTACGTGAACCCCGAAGGCCCCTACGGCAAGGGCGACCCGATGGGCTCGGCGCGCGACATCCGCGTTTCCTTCTCCCGCATGGCCATGAACGACGAGGAAACCGTGGCCCTGATTGCCGGTGGCCACGCCTTCGGCAAGAGCCACGGCATGGTACCGGCGGCCGAAATCGGGGCCCAGCCCGAAATTGCGCCCATGGAGCAGATGGGCCTGGGCTGGCACAACCCCAAGGGCTCGGGCAATGCCGAAAACACGATGACCAACGGCATTGAAGGCAGCTGGACGCCCAACCCGACCCAGTGGGACAACGACTACCTCGTCAACCTGTTCAAATTTGAATGGGAGCAGACCAAGAGCCCGGCCGGCGCCCTGCAATGGACCCCGGTTGACAAGAGCGCGCCCAAAACACCCGATGCGCACATCCCCGGCCAGATGAATGCCCTGATGATGATGACGACCGACATCGCCCTGAAGGTGGACCCCGAATACCGCAAGGTGTGCGAGAAATTCCTCCACGACTTCGACGCGTTTACCCAGGCCTTCTCCAAGTCCTGGTACAAGCTGACCCACCGCGACATGGGCCCGCGCGAGCGCTACCTCGGTGCCGAGAAGGTAAACGAAAACGACCTGCTCTGGCAGGACCCCATCCCGGTAGCCGATTATGATGTAATCGACGCAGCAGATATCGCGGCGCTGAAGAAGTCAATTATAGCATCGGGTATTTCCGTGTCTGATTTGGTGTATACCGCCTTCTCTGCTGCAGTCACGCACCGCAGCAGCGACAAGCGGGGTGGTGCCAATGGCGGCCGGATTGCGCTGGCCCCGCAAAAGGACTGGGCGGTCAACCGCCGGACAGTACCGGTCATCGCGGCCCTGCGCACGGTGATGGACGAATTCAACGACCAACAGCACGGCGGCAAACGGGTATCGCTCGCCGACCTCATTGTGCTGGGCGGCTGCGCCGCGCTCGAAAAAGCCGCCGCCGATGCGGGCGTTGCAACCAAGGTGCCCTTCACGCCAGGCCGCCGCGACACCACGCAGGAACTCACCGACATTGAGATGTTTACATGGCTCAAGCCCGTGGCCGACGGATTCCGCAACTACCTCGATAAGGGCTTTGGCGAAATTTCGCAGGACGTTTCTCCGGAGGAGATGTTTCTTGATAAGGCGCAGCTCCTCTCCCTCACTTCACCGGAGTGGGTAGCACTGACGGGGGGTCTGCGCGCAATGAACGCCAATCACGACGGCTCGCCTTATGGCATCTTTACCGACCGCGTAGGTGTGCTCACCAATGACTTCTTTACGGTGCTGACAAGTCCGGATTTCGACTGGAAGAAGGCGGACGAGAAGGGCATGACCTTCTCGCTTGACAACCGCGCGACGGGTGAAAGCCGCTTCGTGGCGACCCGGTCTGACCTCATCTTCGGCTCCAACGGCCAGTTGCGGGCAGTGGCGGAAGTGTACGCCGGCAGCGATGGCCACAAGCGCTTCGTGAAAGCCTTTGTGAAGGCGTGGGATAAGGTGATGATGCTCGACCGCTACGACATGAAAGTCTGAGGATAATAAAGGTCAGAAAGGATGAGGCCATGCCCTTACTGAAAAGGATACTCGTTGCTCCATTTCGGTAAGGGCATGGCCTCACCCCTTCTATTACGCTTCCTGGTGTGGCACAACCAGCTCTTCAAGTAGCATTATAAGCTAGTCTTTTAGGTGAGTGGTGGCAATAACAGCCGAAAAAGTCACAGCAGCGAGGCGGCCAGCAGGCAAGGCCTAGCGCTACTTATGCGGGCTCCTAAACACTTCGTTTCCTGTTCTCTCCCCCTCTTTTATGAGTGATACCACTGCTAATCCGTTGGGTAGTCAGGCCTTTCGTTCGGCTCTAGCTGAACTGCTGGGCACCTTTTTCCTGGCCCTGGCCGCCCTTACCGTTGCGGCGCCCCTCACGCCTTTTGCGGTGGGGCTCACGCTGCTCGTTTTTGTGTATGCGGTGGGTAGTCTGTCGGGCTCCCACCTCAACCCGGCCGTGACTGTGGGGCTGGTGGTCAGCCGGCGTTTCCCGTTCGCCCATGGGTTGCTGTATATAGTGGCCCAAGTGGCCGGGGCCTTGCTGGCGCGCCTCGTGGCCGGGGCCGGACTGGTGGGCGAACTGGGCCACAGCTACCAATCGGGTACCATTGCCGCGGAGTTCGTGGGCTTTGGCATTCTGATGATTACGGTGGCCGCGACTACCGAAAAGCAGGTGGTCAAAGCGGGCAGCGGCATAGCGGTGGGCGGCGCGCTGCTGACCGGCCTACTGGTCAGCCACGGGGTGCTGAACCCCGCCGTAGCCCTGGCAATGGGCCTGGCTACTTCCCCGGCGATGTGGGCTACTTTGGTGAGCGCCGTGGTGTTCAGCCTATTGTTCTCCCTTATCCAACAAGCTAAACCCGCCGAAGTAAAAGAAGAATCGAAGCTTGTTTCCAAAGCGCTGGCCGATAATTCGCAATAAGCGGCAAATGGTAATCTAAAAAAGGGAGTGGGGTATAACGAGGTGGTCTAGTTAGGCAGGAGAGAATTGGGTAATATCATTAAGTTACTATTGGTGAAAGAGATATGGCTTTAAATAGCCGATGCTAGAACGGCGCAGGTCGTGGTTGTAGTAGTCAAAATACGCGGCAACGCTAGCTTGCCGTCGGCCAGGTCGGCAAATACGGGCCAGTCACGAAGTTCGAGCAGTTCGGTTTTGAGGCGCGACCAGCGGCTTTCGGCCTGGGCATTGTCGTAGCACCCGGCCCGTTGGCTAGGCGAGCGTTGGGCCTTCGCGTAGCGCAATAGGGCTTTGTAGGCGTTGCCCACGTACTGGCCGTCCCGGTCGGAGTGAACAATCAAGCCCGGGACGGGCCGCTGGGCTAGCAGTGCGCGTTATAAGGCCGTGGTGACCAGCGCCTCAGGCACATCGGCGCGTACCTGCTAGCCGACCACTTGCTTAGTGCATACGTCCTGAAAGGCGCAGCGCTGCCTGTGGATGGAATCGGTGGTGCACAGGGTGGACGCCTTGGGCTGCAAGGCTTTCCGCTCATGCCGGCGCAGGGCCGCGCGTAGGCGCTAGCGGCCTTGGTTAAAAGTTTGGCACAAAGGTTAAACGAGCCGTTGCTTGCTAGTCGCCAGTCGCTGCCCGGTTCACGCTCCCCACTGCGCGGCGGTGGGCCCAGAAAGGTACGCCTTGCTAGCCCCCGCTAATTGGTGGCTGTTATACAGGTATAAATGGGGCCAGAAAGTGGAACCACCTACGTATCCTGATGGCCCCACCTTGTTGACCTGTTTGGCATGCTCAGCGATTCTGCCTGCAGCAGGGCCAACGACTAACAGTTCAACCTGGATGAACTTGGCGACGACTCGCTGGAGAGTTGGCCTTGGTTAAAAGTTTGGTCCAAAAGTTAATCGGACGGAGCCGGAGTTTGCTCCCAATTGAAGGCGAAGAGGGCTTCGATATCAAAGCGCAACGAGTCCTTGAGGGCGTCGTCGGAGAAGTCAAACTCGCCGTGCAGGTTGATATGCTGCCAGCTGACGGGCGAGCTGACGGCGATGGCGTCGGCCACCGACTGGCGCTCGGCCGCCGGAGCCTGGAATAAATATTGATTGAGGTAGAGACAGTTCCAGCACACAATCGTGTTTTGCACGAGCCGTTTACAGGCGTCGGCTAACTGCTGCTCTTCCTTGCCGGCGTGGGGAACCTGCCCGTTTTGGCCATAGAACACGGCCCGGGTGAAGGTATGCGTGCTTTCGAGCTTGTCGAGTTGGTCGTCGATGCGCTTGCGCAGACTTTGGTTGTCCATGTAGCGGAGCAGGAATTTGGTGCGCACCACCCAGCCCAGCTCGCGCAGGGCCAGGTAGACGGGGTGCTGCTGGGAATAGGAGTTGAGCCGGCGCAGCAGGGTGGAGGCCGTGACGTGCTTTTGCTTGAGGCTCACCACCAGCCGCAGCAGCGTATCCCACTGGGCCTCGATAAGGGTGTGGTCGATGTACTTGACCGGGGCCAGGCCGTAGGCCGTCAGGTCGGGCACGTCCATCCCGGCATAGGCGTAGAAGTGCTGGTCCTGAAAGGACTGGATGCGGGACGCGAATTCGATGCCCAATAAGGCGGTGAGGGCGAAGTTGACTTCGGTAAAGCCGTGGGTGTCGGTGCTGTGAATGGTGGACTCGACCACGTCGTTGTGCAGCAGGCCATCGACCAAGTACGGGGCCTCCCGCTCGGACGAGCTGAAGGTAGTCGAGTAGAAGAGCCGGTGGCGGTCGTCGAGAAAGCCGTGGGAAACGATGCCCTTTTCCTGCCCAAAGTATTTATTGGAGTAGGTGGCGTGAATCGAATTCACGGCAACATAGTACTTGGGGTAGCGCAAGAGTAGGAACAGAAATTCCCGGTAGGCGCTCCTAACGTCAGAATGTAGTACGGAGCAAAGTGCTTTTGTCTCAATAAGTCACGTCTTGTAGTTGACAAGAGCCATTGATTAACGAGATACCCAAACGAGACGCATTTGTCAGGCAGCCGCCGCCTGTCATTCAGAACTGCCCTGGTAACGTTAAAACGCCCTTATTTTGAGACAGCCTGTCTGGCAAAATTCGAGGCCACGGCCCTAACGGGAATTTCTGTTCTTACTCTCGTATGATTGTGTGGCCTCAGGGTGAGACCAGCCAGAAAAGGAAACGGGGACATCGTCTTACTCTAAGTGCGGGGCCTTGGTGGCCTTGACGCTGCGCGCAAGAGACGGTGCCCCGTTTCCCGTTTTGCCGTTTTGTTATCCTTTACCAACAAGCTCTTACGTCGTCAGCGCACCACAGGCACGCTCGCCGCGCTCCCGCTACACCCTGGCCCGGCTCCCCGCCTGGATACCGCCGGTGACCAACGCCTACCCGCCTGCCTGCGCGAGCAGCCCGATGCCACCCTGGCCGAAGTGGCGCAGGCCCTGCTGGCAGCCGGTGGCCCGGTGCTGAGCACCAGCGCTACCTGGCGGGCGTGTGAGCGCCTGGGCTGGCGCCGCAAAAAAAGCAGGCACGCCGCTGAGCGCGACACGGAGTGGGTCGTAGGGTTGCGGAAAGAATTTGTGGAAGCACTGGCCGAAGAGGATTTTACGCGCTTCGTCTTTGTCGAGGAAACCAGCACGAATCTGATCTACTGCCGCCGCTACGGTCGCGCCCCTGGCGGGCAACGGCTGCAACCGGCGGTGCCCCTGCACAGCGGACCGAACGTGACGCTGCTGGCGGCCCTCACCCCCGCTGGCCTCGGGGCGCTGCTCTGCGTCAACGGGGCGGTAAACGGGGACGTTTTTGCCGCCTACCTGAACCAGGTACTTGGGCCTATCCTCCGGCCCGGCGCCGTGGTAGTGCTCGACAACCTGTCGGTGCATAAAGTGGCGAGCCTGGACGAAATAGCGCACAAATAGGGGGCGCGGCGGCTGTATTTGCCGCCCTACTCGCCGGATTTCAACCCGATTGAGCTCGCCTTCAGTAAGCTCAAAACCTGGTTGCGAACGGCACAAGCCCGCACCCGCGACCTGTTGGAAAAGGCTATTTGCGCCGCTGCCGAGTGGATAAGCGAAACCGACGCTAAAAATTGGTTTGACCACTGCGGATATCATGTACACTAACTTGGTAACCGCTCTAACATATTGATTACAATCAAGCCGGGCACTTGATTCTTGTCATGGTTCCGGTCGGGTGCCCAGCTAAACTTTGCGGCATGGTAACTAATGCGCCGAAGTGCCGTCAGGTAGCAAGGTGTAGCGTGAGTGCCGTTAGGCAGCAAGGTGTAGCATGGGCAAACAGCTTGTTCCACAGTTTGATAGCTGACGGCAGTTGAGCAATTCTTTCACTTCGCTTAATTCCTTTTCCATGAAAAAAATCTTGTTAGGTCTCGCTCTGGCCCTCGGTGGGCTGAACGCCTGCACATCCGCGGTAAGCGTGGAGAAGCGCGCTAATGTCAACTTCAATGAGTACCGCACCTTCGACTTTGCCGAGACGAAAGTCAAGAGTACCGGTGAGCAGAGCTCGTCGAGCAGCCTCGCCGCGCAGGAGCGCGTCAAGCTGGCCGTTACCAACGAGCTGATAAAGCGCGGACTAAGCCAGACCACCAGCAAGCCCGACCTGCTTGTTTCGACCCATAGCTACGTGGACCAGGCCGAACGCACCGTGTACAACACGTACGCCGGACCGGGCTACGCTTACCCTTATACGGTGGGCTACGGCGGGGCTTATCTGCCCATCAACTACGGCTACTGGTACACTCCCTCATATTACCAGAGGCCCCGCACCGTGCAGTACACGCAAGGTACGGTCATCATTGACTTCATCGACCGTCGCACCAACAACCTTGTGTGGCGCGGCTCGATGGACAACCCCGTGGATGACACCGGCCGTCTGGGCAGCGAGTTCAGCCTGTTGGCCAAAGACATTCTGGACAAGTTTCCGATTAAAACAAAGTAGGCGCTCGCAGCTAAACAATAGGCCCGCAACTTACGTTGCGGGCCTATTGCGTGTTAAGCCGCCTGCTTATTTGATATCTTCTCAGGAACCAGAAAATTCTATACGTCAACCGTCTAAAAGACAGCTCCTGAATAGCTACGCAACAGTAAACGATTTGTCCATGGTCCGTTGCCAGCTAGGCGTTTATTGAAATATATAAAACGGATAACTTGTACCTGACAACTTAAAAGTCCAGCCGCCAGACCATGAAGCAGATGCTCAATAAAGTGCCAGCGGTGACGCTAATTTTCTGGATTATCAAAATTATGGCCACCACTGTGGGCGAAACTGCGGCCGACTTCCTTTCCGTCAAACTTAAGCTGGGCCTGACCAACACGTCGTATATCATGGCGGGCCTGTTGGTCGTAGCGCTGGTGTTTCAGCTGCGGGCTAAGCGCTACATACCCGCGCTTTACTGGACGGTCGTGGTGTTTATTAGCGTGGTCGGAACGCTGATTTCGGATAACCTGGTGGATAACCTGGGCGTTAGTTTGGTGACCACGACCATCATCTTTGCCACCTCGCTGGTCGTGGTATTTGCCCTCTGGTACGTGCGGGAGAAAACGCTGTCCGTGCATTCCATCCAGACGACCCGACGCGAAATATTTTACTGGTCAGCCATTCTCTTCACCTTCGCGCTCGGCACTTCGGCCGGCGACCTGATTGGTGAAAGCCTGGGGCTGGGCTATCCGCTCTCGGCCCTACTGTTTGGGGGCCTTATCGCCGCTACGTTCCTGGCCTACCGCTACCTAAACCTGAACGCAGTGCTGGCTTTCTGGACGGCCTACATCCTAACCCGGCCGCTGGGCGCCTCCTTGGGCGACTTGCTGACGCAGCCCGCTAAGGCGGGCGGCCTGGGAGTAAGTACAATGATCATCAGCGGTATTTTTCTGACTTCCATTGTGCTGCTAGTCGGTTATTTATCGTGGCAGCCGCAGCAATCCAGCGCGGCCGACGCGCCACTGGCGGAGTAACTCCCTATCTGGTGGCTTTCACGGCCTAGCGCCTCCGCTCTAGCTAGGTTAGCCCGGCCCTACTGAAAGTCCTCAGATTCGGGCGGATACTTGCGGCCGATTTCGTCCTATGTTAGCTGCCATGCTATTTTGTCCTCTTACACCACACGGTCGGAGCCTTTGCTTATCCTTATTACTGATAACCAGCCTACTATCTTCCTTAGCTGGTTGGGCGCAACCCGCCGGCCCGGCCCGCAACCTGGATTTTTACCTGGTCCAGGCCCGCGACAACAGCCCACTCACCCACGAAATCCGCAACCAGGGCCAGGCCGCGCAGCTCGAAACCGAGCGCCTGCGCGCATTTTATACCAAAGCCACGGGGACACTGGTGGCCAATTACACCTTCGTGCCCGTACTCAGCCAGGACAACGGTCGCACCCAGCTCAGCTACTCGGCCGATGCCAACAGCAATCGCTATGTGGGCTACGACCTGGCCTTGAGCAACGGGGCACTTTACCAGGGCTACGCCCAGGTAACGCAGCCGCTGTTCAGCCAAAAGCGCTTTGAGGCCTACGCCCAGCAGGCCCAGGGGCTGGCCCTAAGCCAGCAGAACCTGGCCCGCCTCTCGCTCCACGACCTGGAGCGCTTCGTGGGCGACCAGTACATCCTGTGCCGCCAAGACCTAGACCAGCTCAGCTACGTGCGCGAGCTGCTCGATATTTTGGGCCGCCAGCGCCTGCTGGTGCAAAAGCTCGTGGATGCCAGCCTGCTCAAGCGCTCGGACTATCTGCTGCTCAATATTGAGGTCGAAACCCAGCAGATTTTCCTGAATACCTACCGCACCGCCTACCACCGCGATTTGCTGAATCTGAACGTGCTATGCGGCATCGGCGATACCAGTGAGGTGGCGCTGGCCCCGACTGAATTGTCTTTGCGTGGTCAGGGGCCACTGGTAGGCCTCTCGGGCTTCACCGAGCGCTACCGGCTCGACAGCCTGGTGCTAATGGCCAACCAGCGCGTCTTTGAAACCCGCTACCAACCCCTGGTGAGCGCCTTCGCTAATAGCGGCCTGAACGCCGTTGCCCTGAGCGACATTCCGCGCCGCTTCGGTGCCAGCGCGGGCCTGAGCCTGAGTATGTATCTGTTCGACGGCCATCAGCGCCAGTTTAGCCGTGACCGCACCAGCGTGCTGCTCGAAACTACCCGCGCCTACCAGCGCAACTTTGCCACCGTCAATCCCGTGCGCCAGCAGCAATTGCTGTATGAGTTACGCCAGATTGAGGGGCGCCAGCGCCTAGCCCGCGCGCAGATTGCCAGCTACCGCCAGGTACTCGACTCCTACAAGCGCGAAACTATTGCCGGCCAGCTTTCGGTAATATTTTACGTGCAGGTGCTCAAGAACTACGCCGTGGCTGCCCGCGACCTGGTGCTGCTGGAGAATAACCGCCTGCTGCTGGTGAACCTCTATAATTACTGGACGTGGTAGCCCTGCGGGTAAGGAGGAATGAGGAATATCTCCTGCAATTCTCAATTCCTCATTCCTCCCTACCCGCAGGCGCTGCCGCCAGGACGACCTAATGAAACGCCTTCTATTCCCTCTCCTCCTGCTCGCTGCCTGCCACGGCGGCGCACCCGCCGACGAAGCCAGCCCCACGCCCCGCGCCCAGGTGCAGGCCGTGCGGGTTTCGACCCAAAACCTGAC is a window from the Hymenobacter nivis genome containing:
- the katG gene encoding catalase/peroxidase HPI — translated: MMYITNDKTDTKTFEMAGKCPFGGDRIGGAEGSSPTLSDWYPNRLRVELLHHNAPGANPLGEDFNYAEAFNAIDLEELKQEIKGFLTSSVDWWPSDYNNYGPQMIRMAWHSAGTYRIADGRGGAGEALQRFAPISSWWDNGNTDKSRRLLWPIKQKYGSALSWADLIVLAGNCGLEVMGFPTYGFAGGRHDAWEADDSTYWGPEVWDGKKVNTPDSMVTRDKRWRGQNGDADYDLENPLGATHQSLIYVNPEGPYGKGDPMGSARDIRVSFSRMAMNDEETVALIAGGHAFGKSHGMVPAAEIGAQPEIAPMEQMGLGWHNPKGSGNAENTMTNGIEGSWTPNPTQWDNDYLVNLFKFEWEQTKSPAGALQWTPVDKSAPKTPDAHIPGQMNALMMMTTDIALKVDPEYRKVCEKFLHDFDAFTQAFSKSWYKLTHRDMGPRERYLGAEKVNENDLLWQDPIPVADYDVIDAADIAALKKSIIASGISVSDLVYTAFSAAVTHRSSDKRGGANGGRIALAPQKDWAVNRRTVPVIAALRTVMDEFNDQQHGGKRVSLADLIVLGGCAALEKAAADAGVATKVPFTPGRRDTTQELTDIEMFTWLKPVADGFRNYLDKGFGEISQDVSPEEMFLDKAQLLSLTSPEWVALTGGLRAMNANHDGSPYGIFTDRVGVLTNDFFTVLTSPDFDWKKADEKGMTFSLDNRATGESRFVATRSDLIFGSNGQLRAVAEVYAGSDGHKRFVKAFVKAWDKVMMLDRYDMKV
- a CDS encoding aquaporin, with amino-acid sequence MSDTTANPLGSQAFRSALAELLGTFFLALAALTVAAPLTPFAVGLTLLVFVYAVGSLSGSHLNPAVTVGLVVSRRFPFAHGLLYIVAQVAGALLARLVAGAGLVGELGHSYQSGTIAAEFVGFGILMITVAATTEKQVVKAGSGIAVGGALLTGLLVSHGVLNPAVALAMGLATSPAMWATLVSAVVFSLLFSLIQQAKPAEVKEESKLVSKALADNSQ
- a CDS encoding COG4705 family protein, which codes for MKQMLNKVPAVTLIFWIIKIMATTVGETAADFLSVKLKLGLTNTSYIMAGLLVVALVFQLRAKRYIPALYWTVVVFISVVGTLISDNLVDNLGVSLVTTTIIFATSLVVVFALWYVREKTLSVHSIQTTRREIFYWSAILFTFALGTSAGDLIGESLGLGYPLSALLFGGLIAATFLAYRYLNLNAVLAFWTAYILTRPLGASLGDLLTQPAKAGGLGVSTMIISGIFLTSIVLLVGYLSWQPQQSSAADAPLAE
- a CDS encoding Tn3 family transposase; protein product: MRYPKYYVAVNSIHATYSNKYFGQEKGIVSHGFLDDRHRLFYSTTFSSSEREAPYLVDGLLHNDVVESTIHSTDTHGFTEVNFALTALLGIEFASRIQSFQDQHFYAYAGMDVPDLTAYGLAPVKYIDHTLIEAQWDTLLRLVVSLKQKHVTASTLLRRLNSYSQQHPVYLALRELGWVVRTKFLLRYMDNQSLRKRIDDQLDKLESTHTFTRAVFYGQNGQVPHAGKEEQQLADACKRLVQNTIVCWNCLYLNQYLFQAPAAERQSVADAIAVSSPVSWQHINLHGEFDFSDDALKDSLRFDIEALFAFNWEQTPAPSD
- a CDS encoding TolC family protein, with the protein product MLFCPLTPHGRSLCLSLLLITSLLSSLAGWAQPAGPARNLDFYLVQARDNSPLTHEIRNQGQAAQLETERLRAFYTKATGTLVANYTFVPVLSQDNGRTQLSYSADANSNRYVGYDLALSNGALYQGYAQVTQPLFSQKRFEAYAQQAQGLALSQQNLARLSLHDLERFVGDQYILCRQDLDQLSYVRELLDILGRQRLLVQKLVDASLLKRSDYLLLNIEVETQQIFLNTYRTAYHRDLLNLNVLCGIGDTSEVALAPTELSLRGQGPLVGLSGFTERYRLDSLVLMANQRVFETRYQPLVSAFANSGLNAVALSDIPRRFGASAGLSLSMYLFDGHQRQFSRDRTSVLLETTRAYQRNFATVNPVRQQQLLYELRQIEGRQRLARAQIASYRQVLDSYKRETIAGQLSVIFYVQVLKNYAVAARDLVLLENNRLLLVNLYNYWTW
- a CDS encoding DUF4136 domain-containing protein, translating into MKKILLGLALALGGLNACTSAVSVEKRANVNFNEYRTFDFAETKVKSTGEQSSSSSLAAQERVKLAVTNELIKRGLSQTTSKPDLLVSTHSYVDQAERTVYNTYAGPGYAYPYTVGYGGAYLPINYGYWYTPSYYQRPRTVQYTQGTVIIDFIDRRTNNLVWRGSMDNPVDDTGRLGSEFSLLAKDILDKFPIKTK